The window CCCGCCGCAGATCCACCCGTGTGAACAGTGCCAGCCCGGCCACAAAGAATACGATCAGCGAGATCAGCGCCACGCGGTAGCTGCCCGTGAACTGCAGCGCCAGGCCGAACAGCAGCGGGGCCAGCCAGCTGGTGCCGCGCTCGCTCAGCTCGTACAGGCTGAAGTACTCGGCCTCCTGCCCCGCCGGGATGATCTGCGAGAACACCGAGCGGCTGAGCGCCTGGCTGCCGCCCAGCACCAGGGCGATCGGCACCGCCAGCACAAAGAACTGGGTCTGGGTCTGGATGAAGAAGGCCAGGATGACGGTGGCCGACCAGATCAGCAGGCTCAGGATGATCGCCCGCTTGCTGCCCAGCTTCCGCGCCAGCCAGCCGAACAGCAGCGCCCCCAGGAAGGCCACGAACTGCACGATCAGGATCAGCGTGATCAGGCTGGAGCTGGCCATGCCCAGCTCTTGCGCGCCGAACTGCGACGAGAGCGCGATCACGGCCTGGATGCCGTCGTTATACAGCAGGTAGGCGGCTAGGAACAGCAGGGTCTGCGGCAGCCTGCGCACCTGGCTGAAGGTGTGGCGCAGCTGCGCGAAGCCCACTGTCAGGTAGTGCTGCCCTGGCGGCAGCCGCTTCACCGCGCCGCGCTGGCGCAGGGTGAGCATGGGCACGATGGTGAAGATCGCCCACCACGCGCCCGAGGAGGCCAGGCAGATCCGCACGGCCACGCTGTCCTCGATCCCCAGCTTGCCCGCGTTGAGGAACAGCGCCAGGTTGGCCACCAGCAGCAGCCCGCCGCCCAGGTAGCCCAGCGCCCACCCGCGCGAGGAGACCGTGTCGCGCTGGTCGGGGGTGGCGATCTCAGAGAGGAAGGCGTTGTAGAAGACCATGGATGCGCCGAAGCACAGGTTGGCCACCAGCAGCAGCCCGCCGCCCAGCAGGTAGTTGCTGCCCTGCAGGAAGAACATGCCCATGGTCGCGATCGATCCGGCGTAGGCGAACAGCAGCAGCAGCGGCTTCTTCAGCCGCGAGTAGTCGGCGATCGCGCCCACCACCGGCAGCAGGAAGATCTGCAGGAAGACCGACAGCGACACCACGTAGGCATAGAACGAGTCGGCCCGCACGGGGATGCCCAGCGGGTAGACAAAGCCGCCCTCGCCTGCGGCGGCCTGGGTGACTGTGGTGAGATACGGCCCCAGGAAGACCGTGATGACCGTGGTGGTAAACGCGGAGTTGGCCCAGTCGTAGAAGTACCAGCCGATCTGCTCGCGGCGGTTCTCCGCCGCGCTCGGTTGGGGTGTCATAGGTGCTCCTTGGCTGTGGTCTCGAACAGAACCGGGATCTCGTGGCCCAGCGCGATGCCCGCGCGGCTCAGCGGGCACGCGTAGGCGTACACCTCCACCCCGCGCCGGGCGGCCTCGGCCAGCGCCAGGGCGAACTGCGGGTCTATGGCGGTGTGCATGGCCACCGCGCTGGCGCTGCCCTGGGCCACAAACACCACCGCCGCGCGCGCCCCGGCCTGGGCCAGCGCCGCAAGCTCGCCCAGGTGCCGTCGCCCGCGCTCGGTGGGCGCGTCGGGGAAGTGCGCCACACCCTCGATCAGCAGGCTGGCCGACTTTACCTCCACCAGGCATGGTTCAGCCGCCCCACCCAGCTGAAAGTCGAACCGGCTCGCGCCTACGGTGGCCTCGCGGCGCACCTGCGGGTAGCGCGCGAAGGGCGGCAGGGCCTGCGCCCGCAGCGCGGCCTCGATCAGGCGGTTGGGCAGGTGGGTGTCCAGCCCCATCAGGCGCTCGGGCGGCCCCGCGTGGATGGCGGCCACCGCCTGGTACTGCGTCTTGCGCCCCGGCGCGGGCTGGTGGGCCAGCAGCAGGCGTGCGCCGGGCACCAGGGTCTCCTTCAGCCGCCCCCGGTCGGCCAGGTGGGCCTGCACGGTCGCGCCGCCCAGCTCCGCATCCACCAGGAAGCGGTTCGGCCTGGCCAGGAACAGCGCCTCGCTCAGCGGCCCGCCCCGCCCCAGCGGCACAAGGATCTGCGCATTCGCCACGCTAGCGGCCCTTCCACTGCGGCTCGCGCTTTTCTAAGAAGGCGCTGGTGCCCTCGCGCCCGTCCTCCGAGACCACCAGCTCGGCGAACAGCGCGGCCTCGTACATGCATGCGTCGGCCAGCGGCATCTCGCTGCCCCGCCCGATGGCCTGCTTGGCAGCGGCCACCGCCAGCGGCGCCTTCGCGGCAATGCTGCTGGCCAAGGCCCCCGCCGCGCCCAGCAGCCCGCTGGCGGGCACCACCCGCTCTACCAGGCCGATCCGCAGCGCCTCCTGGGCGCTGATCCGCTCGCCGGTGAGGATGAGCAGCTTGGCCATGCCCGGCCCCACCAGCCGCGTGAGCCGCTGGGTTCCGCCCCAGCCGGGGATGATCCCCAGGTTGATCTCGGGCTGGCCGAACTGGGCCGTCTCGGCGGCGATGCGGA is drawn from Chloroflexia bacterium SDU3-3 and contains these coding sequences:
- a CDS encoding MFS transporter, with amino-acid sequence MTPQPSAAENRREQIGWYFYDWANSAFTTTVITVFLGPYLTTVTQAAAGEGGFVYPLGIPVRADSFYAYVVSLSVFLQIFLLPVVGAIADYSRLKKPLLLLFAYAGSIATMGMFFLQGSNYLLGGGLLLVANLCFGASMVFYNAFLSEIATPDQRDTVSSRGWALGYLGGGLLLVANLALFLNAGKLGIEDSVAVRICLASSGAWWAIFTIVPMLTLRQRGAVKRLPPGQHYLTVGFAQLRHTFSQVRRLPQTLLFLAAYLLYNDGIQAVIALSSQFGAQELGMASSSLITLILIVQFVAFLGALLFGWLARKLGSKRAIILSLLIWSATVILAFFIQTQTQFFVLAVPIALVLGGSQALSRSVFSQIIPAGQEAEYFSLYELSERGTSWLAPLLFGLALQFTGSYRVALISLIVFFVAGLALFTRVDLRRAIVEAGNTPPSQI
- the sfsA gene encoding DNA/RNA nuclease SfsA; the encoded protein is MANAQILVPLGRGGPLSEALFLARPNRFLVDAELGGATVQAHLADRGRLKETLVPGARLLLAHQPAPGRKTQYQAVAAIHAGPPERLMGLDTHLPNRLIEAALRAQALPPFARYPQVRREATVGASRFDFQLGGAAEPCLVEVKSASLLIEGVAHFPDAPTERGRRHLGELAALAQAGARAAVVFVAQGSASAVAMHTAIDPQFALALAEAARRGVEVYAYACPLSRAGIALGHEIPVLFETTAKEHL
- a CDS encoding enoyl-CoA hydratase, coding for MNSYQNIVLERSGAVATITIDRPKVLNALNQTTIRELLAALAEVEDDDAIGAAIITGAGERSFVAGADIGELKAQPSATAAREMAEQAHQLGLRIAQMRTVVIAAVNGFALGGGMELAMACDIRIAAETAQFGQPEINLGIIPGWGGTQRLTRLVGPGMAKLLILTGERISAQEALRIGLVERVVPASGLLGAAGALASSIAAKAPLAVAAAKQAIGRGSEMPLADACMYEAALFAELVVSEDGREGTSAFLEKREPQWKGR